Proteins encoded in a region of the Zea mays cultivar B73 chromosome 2, Zm-B73-REFERENCE-NAM-5.0, whole genome shotgun sequence genome:
- the LOC100283917 gene encoding F-box domain containing protein, giving the protein MEWDGDCSEVGMNSVPDGVVQLILSMLSNARDVAACACVCRRWRDCVPYLPALFFPRNAFEPARGAADDVIGRMVASVARLRELVIYCPFSMARLPVWLAERSATLRVLELRMDAAADKVPEGGHLDCIGLTANLEELRLWGVSLTAPPAWGRMERLRVLEVVGAPLRDSAVRDAIAACPNLTDLSLLGCDCSGTVAIDLQQLERCRLDILGAGNCSLLLTASRLESLEIQGFTWITLRGGHNLRRLSIAKSTGRLHKVDTGNLPDLDHLSLRGVQWNWGAVSSVLQCASEVKHLVMKIEFCGDLDALQPFPEVDLVDFFDNHPKLRKFEIHGAMFAALCQKNSLKNLNSRFLIPCLEEVLITVRSPLNAEQKLNTLESLLKYSVKLRTMIIRISQMKNCHEAADEFFEDICKFKYMNYKKVRIE; this is encoded by the exons ATGGAGTGGGACGGCGACTGCAGCGAGGTCGGCATGAACTCGGTCCCTGACGGCGTCGTCCAGCTCATCCTGTCGATGCTCAGCAACGCCCGCGACGTGGCCGCCTGCGCCTGCGTCTGCCGCCGCTGGCGCGACTGCGTCCCCTACCTACCCGCGCTCTTCTTCCCGCGGAACGCCttcgaaccggccaggggcgccgCGGACGATGTCATCGGCCGGATGGTGGCGTCCGTCGCGCGCCTCAGGGAGCTGGTCATCTACTGCCCCTTCTCCATGGCGCGCCTCCCGGTCTGGCTCGCCGAGCGGAGCGCCACGCTCCGGGTGCTCGAGCTGCGGATGGACGCCGCCGCTGACAAGGTCCCGGAAGGTGGGCACCTCGACTGCATCGGCCTGACTGCGAATCTGGAGGAGCTCAGGCTCTGGGGAGTGTCTCTCACGGCCCCGCCGGCGTGGGGCCGGATGGAGCGGCTCCGCGTGCTGGAGGTTGTCGGTGCGCCGCTGCGGGATAGCGCCGTGAGGGACgccatcgccgcgtgccccaacctCACCGATCTGTCTCTGCTTGGATGCGACTGCTCCGGCACGGTGGCTATCGATCTTCAACAGCTCGAGCGTTGCCGGCTCGACATCCTCGGCGCCGGCAACTGCTCGCTCTTGCTCACCGCATCTCGTCTGGAGTCACTCGAGATCCAGGGCTTCACCTGGATCACTCTGCGTGGTGGCCACAACCTCCGCCGCCTCTCAATTGCCAAGAGCACCG GGAGGCTTCACAAGGTGGACACTGGTAATCTCCCAGATCTGGATCACCTGTCGCTGCGCGGTGTTCAGTGGAACTGGGGAGCAGTGAGCTCGGTGCTGCAGTGCGCTAGCGAGGTGAagcatctagtgatgaagatagagTTCTGTGGCGACCTGGACGCACTCCAGCCGTTCCCGGAAGTCGATTTGGTTGACTTCTTCGACAACCACCCCAAACTCCGCAAATTTGAGATCCATGGTGCCATGTTCGCTGCCCTGTGCCAGAAAAATAGCCTGAAAAAT TTGAATTCAAGGTTCCTCATCCCTTGTTTGGAAGAGGTTCTGATCACTGTACGCTCCCCACTCAATGCTGAACAGAAGCTGAACACTCTCGAGTCGCTTCTGAAGTACAGTGTGAAGCTGCGGACGATGATCATCAGAATCTCACAGATGAAGAATTGCCACGAGGCTGCTGATGAGTTCTTTGAGGATATATGTAAGTTCAAGTACATGAACTACAAAAAAGTGAGAATTGAATAA